In Panthera tigris isolate Pti1 chromosome C1, P.tigris_Pti1_mat1.1, whole genome shotgun sequence, the following proteins share a genomic window:
- the TRAPPC3 gene encoding trafficking protein particle complex subunit 3 isoform X3, with amino-acid sequence MGYNIGVRLIEDFLARSNVGRCHDFRETADVIAKVAFKMYLGITPSITNWSPAGDEFSLILENNPLVDFVELPDNHSSLIYSNLLCGVLRGALEMVQMAVEAKFVQDTLKGDGVTEIRMRFIRRIEDNLPAGEE; translated from the exons AT GGGCTATAACATTGGAGTCCGACTGATAGAAGATTTCTTGGCACGGTCAAATGTTGGAAGGTGCCACGACTTTCGGGAAACTGCAGACGTCATCGCCAAG GTGGCGTTCAAGATGTACTTGGGCATCACTCCAAGCATCACCAATTGGAGCCCAGCTGGTGACGAATTCTccctcattttggaaaataatccCTTGGTGGACTTTGTGGAACTTCCCGATAACCACTCATCCCTTATTTATTCCAATCTCTTGTGTGGGGTGTTACGGGGAGCCTTGGAAATG GTCCAGATGGCTGTGGAGGCCAAGTTTGTCCAGGACACCCTGAAAGGAGACGGTGTGACAGAAATCCGGATGAGGTTCATCAGGCGGATTGAGGACAATCTCCCAGCTGGAGAGGAGTGA
- the TRAPPC3 gene encoding trafficking protein particle complex subunit 3 isoform X1, protein MSRQANRGTESKKMSSELFTLTYGALVTQLCKDYENDEDVNKQLDKMGYNIGVRLIEDFLARSNVGRCHDFRETADVIAKVAFKMYLGITPSITNWSPAGDEFSLILENNPLVDFVELPDNHSSLIYSNLLCGVLRGALEMVQMAVEAKFVQDTLKGDGVTEIRMRFIRRIEDNLPAGEE, encoded by the exons ATGTCTAGGCAGGCGAACCGTGGCACCGAGAGCAAGAAAATG AGCTCTGAGCTTTTCACCCTTACCTATGGGGCCCTGGTCACCCAGCTATGCAAGGACTATGAAAATGATGAAGATGTGAATAAACAGCTGGATAAAAT GGGCTATAACATTGGAGTCCGACTGATAGAAGATTTCTTGGCACGGTCAAATGTTGGAAGGTGCCACGACTTTCGGGAAACTGCAGACGTCATCGCCAAG GTGGCGTTCAAGATGTACTTGGGCATCACTCCAAGCATCACCAATTGGAGCCCAGCTGGTGACGAATTCTccctcattttggaaaataatccCTTGGTGGACTTTGTGGAACTTCCCGATAACCACTCATCCCTTATTTATTCCAATCTCTTGTGTGGGGTGTTACGGGGAGCCTTGGAAATG GTCCAGATGGCTGTGGAGGCCAAGTTTGTCCAGGACACCCTGAAAGGAGACGGTGTGACAGAAATCCGGATGAGGTTCATCAGGCGGATTGAGGACAATCTCCCAGCTGGAGAGGAGTGA
- the TRAPPC3 gene encoding trafficking protein particle complex subunit 3 isoform X2, protein MSSELFTLTYGALVTQLCKDYENDEDVNKQLDKMGYNIGVRLIEDFLARSNVGRCHDFRETADVIAKVAFKMYLGITPSITNWSPAGDEFSLILENNPLVDFVELPDNHSSLIYSNLLCGVLRGALEMVQMAVEAKFVQDTLKGDGVTEIRMRFIRRIEDNLPAGEE, encoded by the exons ATG AGCTCTGAGCTTTTCACCCTTACCTATGGGGCCCTGGTCACCCAGCTATGCAAGGACTATGAAAATGATGAAGATGTGAATAAACAGCTGGATAAAAT GGGCTATAACATTGGAGTCCGACTGATAGAAGATTTCTTGGCACGGTCAAATGTTGGAAGGTGCCACGACTTTCGGGAAACTGCAGACGTCATCGCCAAG GTGGCGTTCAAGATGTACTTGGGCATCACTCCAAGCATCACCAATTGGAGCCCAGCTGGTGACGAATTCTccctcattttggaaaataatccCTTGGTGGACTTTGTGGAACTTCCCGATAACCACTCATCCCTTATTTATTCCAATCTCTTGTGTGGGGTGTTACGGGGAGCCTTGGAAATG GTCCAGATGGCTGTGGAGGCCAAGTTTGTCCAGGACACCCTGAAAGGAGACGGTGTGACAGAAATCCGGATGAGGTTCATCAGGCGGATTGAGGACAATCTCCCAGCTGGAGAGGAGTGA